A genomic segment from Propioniciclava sp. MC1595 encodes:
- a CDS encoding L-serine ammonia-lyase, protein MALSVFDLFSIGIGPSSSHTVGPMRAAAMFLDEVGDRLGDVARVHCDLYGSLGATGRGHGTDNAVILGLLGERPESVDPRAVAGKVRGAWDAHELTLGGRHTIAFDPAADLVLDGSVELPTHPNGMVLTARDAAGEVVHEATYYSVGGGFVVRGDADASDPVVPEAGPAIPYKFHTAAELMEISEHTGLSIASIALENEVAMGRTKEQVEHGLLEIWAVMQECVAHGAETEGRLPGGLRVLRRAPALHTKLVTEGASEDPLRGMDWITFYALAVNEENAAGGRVVTAPTNGAAGIIPAVLHYYWDFVPGANKAGVVKFLLTAGAIGMIFKNTASISGAEVGCQGEVGSACSMAAAGLAAVLGGTPEQVENAAEIGMEHNLGLTCDPVGGLVQVPCIERNAIASVKAVAAARTALRGDGTHIVSLDSVIKTMRDTGADMKAKYKETALGGLAVNVIEC, encoded by the coding sequence ATGGCTCTGAGCGTGTTCGACCTGTTCTCCATCGGGATCGGGCCCTCGTCGTCCCACACGGTGGGGCCGATGCGTGCTGCGGCGATGTTCCTCGACGAGGTCGGCGACCGGCTGGGGGACGTGGCCCGCGTGCACTGTGACCTCTACGGCTCGCTGGGCGCCACCGGCCGTGGCCACGGCACCGACAACGCGGTCATCCTCGGCCTGCTGGGCGAGCGGCCCGAGTCGGTCGACCCGCGGGCGGTGGCCGGCAAGGTCCGCGGCGCCTGGGACGCCCACGAACTCACCCTCGGCGGCCGCCACACCATCGCGTTCGACCCGGCCGCCGACCTCGTCCTCGACGGCTCGGTCGAACTGCCGACCCACCCCAACGGCATGGTCCTCACCGCGCGCGACGCCGCCGGCGAGGTCGTCCACGAGGCGACCTACTACTCGGTCGGCGGCGGCTTCGTCGTACGGGGGGACGCCGACGCCTCCGACCCCGTCGTGCCCGAGGCGGGGCCCGCGATCCCCTACAAGTTCCACACCGCGGCCGAGCTGATGGAGATCAGCGAGCACACCGGACTCTCCATCGCCAGCATCGCGCTGGAGAACGAGGTCGCCATGGGCCGCACCAAGGAGCAGGTCGAGCACGGCCTGCTCGAGATCTGGGCGGTCATGCAGGAGTGCGTGGCCCACGGCGCCGAGACCGAGGGACGCCTCCCCGGCGGCCTGCGCGTCCTGCGGCGGGCGCCCGCCCTGCACACCAAGCTGGTCACCGAGGGTGCCTCGGAGGACCCGCTGCGCGGCATGGACTGGATCACCTTCTACGCCCTGGCCGTCAACGAGGAGAACGCTGCCGGCGGCCGGGTCGTGACCGCCCCCACCAACGGGGCGGCCGGCATCATCCCGGCGGTGCTGCACTACTACTGGGACTTCGTGCCGGGCGCGAACAAGGCGGGCGTGGTGAAGTTCCTGCTCACCGCGGGCGCGATCGGGATGATCTTCAAGAACACGGCGTCCATCTCGGGGGCCGAGGTGGGCTGCCAGGGCGAGGTCGGTTCGGCCTGCTCGATGGCGGCGGCCGGCCTGGCCGCCGTGCTGGGCGGGACGCCGGAGCAGGTCGAGAACGCCGCCGAGATCGGGATGGAGCACAACCTCGGGCTCACCTGCGACCCCGTCGGCGGGCTCGTCCAGGTGCCGTGCATCGAGCGGAACGCGATCGCGTCGGTCAAGGCCGTGGCCGCCGCACGCACCGCCCTGCGCGGCGACGGGACGCACATCGTCAGCCTCGACAGCGTGATCAAGACCATGCGCGACACGGGCGCCGACATGAAGGCGAAGTACAAGGAGACCGCCCTCGGCGGTCTCGCGGTGAACGTCATCGAGTGCTGA
- a CDS encoding M3 family metallopeptidase: MTNPLLERSHLPYQLPDFAALTPEHYREAFETGTAQQLAALDALATDPEPATVENVLHVWDTSGDLLARTSMVFYAVKAADTTPELDALYEELAPRLAQHNDAIWLDRRLFDRFTELATRAQAGEVALDAEDAWLLEDTIRRFTRAGVALDEEGQARLRELNTRLAELQASFVKANREARVAGKVVVTDRAELDGLTDAEVEALATGDGEWTIELVNTTQQPILTRLHDRGLRRRVFEASVARGLGGENDTRQTIVDIARARAERANLLGYEHHAALSAESGCAKTTEAVNNLMGPLGRAALKQAETDAAAFAERFAQLGQGEDFAAWDWEYVAEIVRTETFAFSDADVEPHLDVAKVLDATYAAAHDLYGITFTRREDLVGHTAEADVYEIHNADGSPLGLFLMDFWARPTKDGGAWMTSIVRQNHLTKQLPVVTNNCNYTKGSSAISWDGVITMFHEFGHALHALFADSKYPSRSGTATPRDFVEFPSQVNEHWAWQPDRVLPAELLDKLKDARSFNQGFGSLEIMAATLLDQAWHQTPLDALPRSGDEVEDFERRALEFWGVASDLVPPRYRSTYFSHIFGGGYAAGYYGYKWAEVMDADAVAWFEENGGGTRENGDHFRRTLLAPGGSVDALDTYRSFRGRDPHVEPLLERLGLEI; the protein is encoded by the coding sequence ATGACGAACCCGCTGCTCGAACGCTCGCACCTGCCCTACCAGCTGCCCGACTTCGCGGCGCTGACCCCCGAGCACTACCGCGAGGCCTTCGAGACCGGCACCGCGCAGCAGCTCGCGGCGCTGGACGCCCTCGCCACCGACCCCGAGCCGGCCACCGTCGAGAACGTCCTCCACGTCTGGGACACCTCCGGCGACCTGCTCGCCCGCACCTCGATGGTGTTCTACGCGGTGAAGGCCGCCGACACCACGCCCGAGCTCGACGCCCTCTACGAGGAGCTCGCCCCCCGCCTGGCGCAGCACAACGACGCCATCTGGCTCGACCGCCGCCTCTTCGACCGCTTCACCGAGCTCGCCACGCGCGCCCAGGCCGGCGAGGTCGCCCTCGACGCCGAGGACGCCTGGCTGCTCGAGGACACCATCCGCCGCTTCACCCGCGCCGGCGTCGCCCTCGACGAGGAGGGGCAGGCCCGGCTCCGGGAGCTGAACACCCGCCTGGCCGAGCTGCAGGCGTCCTTCGTCAAGGCCAACCGCGAGGCCCGCGTGGCCGGCAAGGTCGTGGTCACAGACCGCGCCGAGCTCGACGGCCTGACCGACGCCGAGGTCGAGGCGCTGGCCACCGGCGACGGCGAGTGGACCATCGAGCTGGTCAACACCACCCAGCAGCCGATCCTGACCCGGCTCCACGACCGGGGCCTGCGCCGACGCGTGTTCGAGGCGTCCGTCGCCCGCGGGCTGGGCGGCGAGAACGACACCCGCCAGACCATCGTCGACATCGCCCGCGCCCGCGCCGAGCGCGCGAACCTGCTCGGCTACGAGCACCACGCCGCACTGTCGGCCGAGTCGGGCTGCGCGAAGACCACCGAGGCCGTCAACAACCTCATGGGCCCGCTCGGCCGGGCGGCCCTCAAGCAGGCCGAGACGGACGCCGCGGCCTTCGCCGAGCGGTTCGCCCAGCTGGGCCAGGGCGAGGACTTCGCCGCCTGGGACTGGGAGTACGTGGCCGAGATCGTCCGCACCGAGACGTTCGCGTTCTCCGACGCCGACGTCGAGCCGCACCTCGACGTCGCCAAGGTGCTCGACGCGACCTACGCCGCCGCGCACGACCTGTACGGCATCACCTTCACCCGCCGCGAGGACCTCGTCGGGCACACCGCCGAGGCGGACGTGTACGAGATCCACAACGCCGACGGCTCGCCGCTGGGGCTGTTCCTGATGGACTTCTGGGCGCGCCCCACCAAGGACGGCGGCGCCTGGATGACCTCGATCGTGCGGCAGAACCACCTCACCAAGCAGCTGCCCGTGGTCACCAACAACTGCAACTACACCAAGGGCAGCTCGGCGATCAGCTGGGACGGCGTGATCACGATGTTCCACGAGTTCGGCCACGCGCTGCACGCGCTGTTCGCCGACTCGAAGTACCCCTCGCGGTCGGGCACGGCCACGCCGCGGGACTTCGTCGAGTTCCCCAGCCAGGTCAACGAGCACTGGGCCTGGCAGCCGGACCGCGTGCTGCCGGCCGAGCTGCTCGACAAGCTCAAGGACGCCCGGTCGTTCAACCAGGGCTTCGGCTCCCTCGAGATCATGGCCGCCACCCTGCTCGACCAGGCGTGGCACCAGACCCCGCTGGACGCCCTGCCCCGCTCGGGCGACGAGGTCGAGGACTTCGAGCGCCGCGCGCTGGAGTTCTGGGGCGTCGCCTCCGACCTCGTGCCCCCACGCTACCGCTCGACCTACTTCAGCCACATCTTCGGCGGCGGCTACGCGGCCGGGTACTACGGCTACAAGTGGGCCGAGGTCATGGACGCCGACGCCGTGGCCTGGTTCGAGGAGAACGGCGGCGGCACCCGCGAGAACGGCGACCACTTCCGGCGCACGCTGCTGGCGCCCGGCGGGTCGGTGGACGCGCTGGACACCTACCGCAGCTTCCGAGGACGCGACCCCCACGTCGAGCCGCTGCTGGAGCGGCTCGGCCTGGAGATCTAG
- a CDS encoding serine/threonine-protein kinase, with the protein MRVGELVGGRYRLCAPLGRGAMGQVFRATDERLRREVAVKAVDLTSTTDRSVAERFHREAIATAQLNHPNIVTIFDAGSDGQTAWLVMELLSGRPVSQVLREEGPMSETRAIAVAREVAQALVATHAIGVVHRDIKPANIMVSGPTVTLLDFGIAQVTLDAEQHLTAPATTLGTAAYMSPEQAQGRRATAASDVYALGGVLVAMLTGQPPYPGDNAIQVAGRHISEPPVSVRSRRPTVSATLDDLVLRMTAKDPLARPTAAIVAQALTHLADNPGAARTEAILPAAAAAVVAPPATAILPAVTADLPPATTPMPGVTARLPVSPAEPPASAARLSTRPDVQGSRRPVDAARFRTAAMWLGVIAAAILVFMVSWAIGSSVFRAAPAASASPVTTPVDTAPDEPATPATGPTRPGPGLPSINLPSPEDVAREAALRAGIAGVDAALATLPTDTPDGERTSAALKKAWAAASEDLLADKKPRQALEKFRDQVDKQRDDGNLRLWEAEAVKLALSAVEALVPAA; encoded by the coding sequence ATGAGAGTGGGCGAGCTGGTCGGCGGGCGCTACCGCCTCTGCGCCCCGCTGGGACGCGGGGCGATGGGGCAGGTGTTCCGCGCGACCGACGAGAGGCTGCGGCGCGAGGTCGCGGTCAAGGCCGTCGACCTCACGAGCACCACCGACCGGTCCGTGGCCGAGCGCTTCCACCGCGAGGCCATCGCCACCGCCCAGCTCAACCACCCCAACATCGTCACGATCTTCGACGCCGGCAGCGACGGCCAGACGGCCTGGCTCGTCATGGAGCTGCTGTCCGGACGCCCGGTCTCCCAGGTCCTGCGCGAGGAGGGCCCGATGTCGGAGACCCGCGCCATCGCGGTGGCCCGGGAGGTCGCGCAGGCGCTGGTCGCGACCCACGCCATCGGCGTGGTGCACCGCGACATCAAGCCGGCCAACATCATGGTCAGCGGCCCCACCGTCACCCTCCTCGACTTCGGCATCGCGCAGGTCACCCTCGACGCCGAGCAGCACCTCACCGCCCCGGCGACCACCCTCGGCACTGCGGCCTACATGTCGCCCGAACAGGCGCAGGGGCGCCGGGCCACCGCGGCGTCCGACGTCTATGCCCTCGGTGGAGTGCTGGTCGCCATGCTGACCGGGCAGCCGCCCTACCCGGGCGACAACGCGATCCAGGTCGCCGGCCGCCACATCAGCGAGCCGCCGGTCTCGGTGCGCTCGCGCCGGCCCACCGTCTCGGCGACGCTCGACGACCTCGTGCTGCGCATGACGGCCAAGGACCCCCTCGCGCGGCCCACCGCCGCCATCGTCGCCCAGGCCCTGACGCACCTGGCCGACAACCCCGGTGCCGCCCGCACCGAGGCGATCCTCCCCGCCGCCGCGGCCGCGGTCGTCGCGCCCCCGGCGACCGCCATCCTCCCCGCGGTCACCGCCGACCTGCCGCCCGCCACCACCCCGATGCCGGGCGTCACGGCCCGCCTGCCCGTGTCCCCGGCCGAACCCCCCGCCTCCGCCGCGCGGCTCAGCACGCGGCCCGACGTGCAGGGCTCGCGGCGCCCGGTGGACGCCGCGCGCTTCCGCACCGCGGCCATGTGGCTGGGCGTGATCGCCGCGGCGATCCTGGTCTTCATGGTGTCCTGGGCGATCGGCTCGTCGGTGTTCCGGGCCGCCCCGGCGGCGTCCGCCTCGCCCGTGACCACCCCCGTGGACACGGCGCCGGACGAACCCGCCACCCCGGCGACCGGGCCGACGCGCCCAGGCCCCGGCCTGCCCTCGATCAACCTCCCGTCCCCCGAGGACGTCGCCCGCGAGGCCGCCCTGCGCGCCGGCATCGCGGGCGTGGACGCCGCCCTCGCGACCCTGCCCACCGACACCCCCGACGGCGAGCGCACGTCTGCTGCGTTGAAGAAGGCGTGGGCGGCCGCGAGCGAGGACCTGCTCGCCGACAAGAAGCCGCGGCAGGCCCTGGAGAAGTTCCGCGACCAGGTCGACAAGCAGCGCGACGACGGCAACCTGCGGCTGTGGGAGGCCGAGGCGGTCAAGCTGGCCCTCAGCGCGGTCGAGGCGCTCGTCCCGGCGGCCTGA